Proteins co-encoded in one Spirosoma endbachense genomic window:
- a CDS encoding DUF3237 domain-containing protein, with protein sequence MRKSVLYCIGLVVCLLVCQPSIPVWAQQESASAVPQAPQLEFVCELHVKIAPALVVGETPHGTRRIIPITGGTFSGPNMKGTIVNGGADWQILRKDGTTELSALYTLQTDDGVLIYVNNKGIRTATPEVAKRIANGEKVSPSDYYFRAAPTFETPPGKYEWLTQTLFISKGIRDPDGVIIQVWKIH encoded by the coding sequence ATGAGAAAATCTGTCCTGTATTGTATCGGACTAGTTGTCTGCCTACTTGTTTGCCAGCCGTCGATTCCGGTTTGGGCACAGCAAGAGTCGGCATCTGCCGTTCCGCAGGCTCCCCAATTGGAGTTTGTTTGTGAACTACATGTAAAGATTGCTCCAGCCTTAGTGGTGGGCGAAACGCCACATGGTACACGACGTATCATCCCTATAACGGGCGGAACCTTCAGCGGTCCCAACATGAAGGGAACCATTGTCAATGGCGGGGCTGATTGGCAGATTCTCCGAAAAGATGGAACGACGGAACTCAGCGCACTGTACACACTCCAAACGGACGATGGCGTCCTGATTTACGTCAACAATAAAGGCATTCGGACGGCAACTCCTGAGGTGGCCAAGCGAATTGCCAACGGCGAAAAAGTAAGCCCTTCCGACTACTATTTCCGGGCCGCTCCCACCTTTGAAACCCCACCGGGCAAATATGAATGGCTTACCCAAACGCTGTTTATCTCGAAAGGCATTCGTGACCCGGATGGCGTGATTATTCAAGTCTGGAAAATACATTAA
- a CDS encoding sensor histidine kinase translates to MNSGFVIAVGTAVLLMMAVFIIIFVAYYQQKQAKQQLALKELQEQHRRELMTATFRGQEEERRRLAEDLHDGIGTMLSVTKMSLNQLERQLDEDNIRINLHVQKTRSMIDETMTNVRRISRDLVPTTLERFGLLPALEELADRANDSELQVQLDCPENMGQLSPSIDLMLYRIAQELVNNAIRHARARHITIQLQCITDAVRLSVMDDGVGFDFDAVTESKQGGLGLRNIESRLSVVDGHVTFDVAPGRGSHIHVQIHLQTPQPVALLG, encoded by the coding sequence ATGAACTCTGGTTTTGTTATTGCCGTTGGTACAGCCGTGCTGTTGATGATGGCAGTGTTCATCATCATCTTCGTGGCCTATTACCAGCAAAAACAGGCAAAGCAGCAACTGGCCCTTAAAGAATTGCAGGAGCAGCACCGGCGAGAACTAATGACCGCAACCTTTCGGGGGCAGGAGGAAGAACGCAGGCGACTTGCCGAAGACCTGCACGATGGCATTGGCACCATGCTTTCCGTAACGAAAATGAGCCTGAATCAGTTAGAGCGACAGTTAGATGAAGATAATATTCGAATTAATCTTCATGTCCAGAAAACCCGCTCGATGATCGACGAAACAATGACGAATGTCCGTCGGATCAGCCGCGATCTGGTGCCAACAACGCTCGAACGCTTCGGCTTGTTACCAGCACTCGAAGAATTAGCCGACCGCGCCAATGATAGTGAATTACAAGTGCAGTTGGATTGCCCCGAAAATATGGGTCAGCTTTCGCCATCCATTGATTTAATGCTGTACCGAATTGCCCAGGAACTGGTTAACAATGCAATACGTCACGCCCGAGCCCGCCATATAACCATTCAGTTACAGTGCATTACCGATGCAGTCCGGTTATCGGTCATGGATGATGGTGTAGGATTTGACTTTGACGCCGTTACAGAAAGTAAACAGGGAGGACTTGGATTACGTAATATTGAAAGTCGGTTGAGCGTAGTAGATGGTCACGTAACCTTCGATGTAGCCCCTGGACGAGGCTCTCATATTCATGTACAAATCCATTTACAAACCCCTCAGCCAGTGGCTTTGTTAGGTTAA
- a CDS encoding spinster family MFS transporter gives MTPQPTPRYAWYAIFILTLANISSFIDRQILSLLVKPIKRDLHLSDTEMSLLMGLSFAIFYTLFGVIIGRLADRKSRRNIIIGGIAVWSLMTAFCGGVRTYTQFFLARMGVGVGEATLSPSAYSLIADLFPKNRLATALSVFSLGIFLGSGLAMLIGSGIVAKLPTEGLVNIPVFGTIFPWQLIFLYVGLPGLVVAILLFTIKEPVRTNTLQKGGEIVTLSLGEALAIVFRHPKAYLLICFATAFGALINYGCNAWIPTFVARTYGWEVSRAGAFYGLVLVASSVSGALFGGWYADKLVKRGITDGRLRVGLLSGVLCLISCGLPLLPKAEWALLAVFVPNFALAAPFGAITAAVQEIMPNQVRALASSIFLFILNLIGISLGPTSVALFTDYIFKDESAIRYSLVLLYLIGGLCLLVLTYLALKPYRNAVATQRTHEKLPTY, from the coding sequence ATGACTCCGCAACCTACTCCCCGCTACGCCTGGTACGCCATCTTTATCCTGACACTCGCTAATATTTCGTCGTTCATCGATCGACAGATTCTGAGTTTGTTAGTCAAGCCTATCAAACGGGATTTGCATCTGAGTGATACCGAAATGAGTCTGTTAATGGGACTCAGTTTTGCCATTTTTTACACACTTTTTGGGGTAATTATTGGCCGGTTAGCTGACCGTAAAAGTCGCCGTAATATTATCATCGGCGGAATTGCCGTCTGGAGTTTAATGACGGCTTTTTGCGGAGGTGTTCGCACGTACACCCAATTTTTCCTGGCCCGCATGGGTGTAGGAGTGGGTGAGGCCACATTATCCCCATCGGCTTACTCGCTGATTGCCGATTTATTTCCCAAAAACCGGTTAGCGACCGCACTTAGCGTATTCTCGCTGGGCATTTTCCTGGGTTCGGGTCTCGCCATGCTAATCGGATCAGGTATTGTGGCGAAACTTCCCACCGAGGGCCTGGTGAACATACCCGTTTTTGGTACAATCTTTCCATGGCAGTTGATATTTCTCTACGTTGGCTTGCCTGGATTAGTGGTTGCTATTCTGCTGTTTACGATCAAAGAGCCGGTTCGTACTAACACGCTTCAGAAAGGTGGCGAAATTGTTACGTTATCTTTGGGCGAAGCATTAGCCATTGTGTTCAGGCACCCCAAAGCATACCTGCTTATCTGTTTTGCAACGGCCTTTGGTGCTTTAATCAATTATGGCTGTAACGCCTGGATACCGACGTTCGTAGCCCGTACCTATGGTTGGGAGGTGTCTCGTGCTGGCGCTTTTTATGGATTAGTACTGGTTGCCTCTTCGGTGTCAGGAGCACTTTTTGGGGGTTGGTATGCGGATAAACTCGTTAAACGAGGCATCACGGATGGCCGGTTACGGGTGGGTTTATTATCGGGCGTGTTATGCCTGATTTCGTGTGGGCTACCACTGTTACCCAAAGCCGAATGGGCATTGCTGGCTGTTTTTGTGCCCAATTTTGCTTTAGCGGCCCCATTTGGTGCCATTACGGCGGCTGTTCAGGAAATCATGCCAAACCAGGTGCGGGCCTTAGCCTCGTCAATATTCCTGTTTATACTCAACCTGATTGGTATTAGCTTAGGTCCAACGTCGGTCGCCCTGTTCACCGATTATATTTTCAAAGACGAGAGTGCCATTCGGTACTCCCTGGTGCTGCTTTATCTGATCGGAGGCTTATGCTTGCTGGTCCTAACCTATCTGGCCCTGAAACCTTACCGGAATGCCGTTGCCACCCAAAGAACGCATGAAAAATTACCTACATACTGA
- a CDS encoding amidohydrolase family protein: MDATTPLKSGLNLEALVAIDVHTHAEVSCKQPHDDYRPEFDIAFARYFKSTHRPTIQETITYYREQNMAFIMFTIDSEHETGKRRIPNEEVAEAALENPDVMIAFASIDPHKGRMGAREAKRLIEEFGVKGFKFHPTVQGFYPNDRMAYHLYEVIAAAGLPMLFHSGHSGFGSGVRGGGGLRLEYSNPIHLDDVAIDFPDSPIIIAHPSWPWQDEALSVCMHKPNVYIDLSGWSPKYFPPQLVQYANTQLKHKMLFGTDFPLITPERWLKDFEVAGFKDEVKPLILKENAIKMLGLTV, from the coding sequence ATGGATGCAACTACCCCTCTCAAATCGGGCTTGAACCTTGAAGCCCTGGTCGCTATCGACGTGCATACACATGCCGAAGTTTCATGCAAACAACCTCACGACGATTACCGGCCCGAATTCGATATTGCCTTTGCCAGGTATTTTAAGTCGACCCACCGGCCTACCATTCAGGAAACGATCACCTATTACCGGGAGCAGAATATGGCGTTTATCATGTTCACGATTGACTCGGAACATGAAACGGGTAAACGTCGAATTCCGAATGAAGAAGTTGCCGAAGCCGCGCTCGAAAACCCCGATGTCATGATTGCCTTCGCCAGCATCGATCCTCATAAAGGTCGGATGGGCGCTCGCGAAGCCAAACGGCTGATTGAGGAATTTGGCGTGAAAGGATTTAAGTTTCACCCTACGGTACAGGGTTTTTACCCCAATGATCGGATGGCCTACCACCTCTATGAAGTGATTGCGGCCGCTGGATTGCCCATGTTATTCCATTCGGGCCATTCTGGTTTCGGTTCGGGTGTGCGTGGCGGTGGTGGTTTGCGCTTAGAGTATTCAAACCCCATCCACCTGGACGACGTAGCGATTGACTTCCCTGATTCACCGATCATCATTGCGCATCCGTCCTGGCCCTGGCAGGACGAAGCTCTGTCGGTGTGTATGCATAAGCCCAATGTGTACATTGACCTGTCGGGCTGGTCGCCGAAGTATTTTCCACCCCAACTGGTACAGTATGCCAACACGCAACTCAAACACAAGATGTTGTTCGGGACAGATTTTCCGTTAATTACACCTGAGAGGTGGTTAAAAGATTTTGAGGTAGCCGGATTCAAAGACGAAGTGAAGCCGCTAATTCTGAAGGAGAATGCGATTAAGATGCTGGGTTTGACCGTTTAA
- a CDS encoding MFS transporter: MEVSPRTLLDKQSLTGLQYAIVFICWLMNMLDGMDVMVISYAAPAIAKAWQVSPEALGIVFSSGLFGMTFGALFLAPFADTIGRKSMILLSAAIMGISIYLTSQASSIGFLIAFRFLSGIGIGSMLASTAALVAEYTPDKTKDFWVSVVIGGYPVGAVLSGLVAARVIPVSGWQTMFQLAGMATLVALPIIYFFLTESLEFYLKSQPPNALAKANLILARMQRNTITSLPTKPVRRQGIPLTSILADEYKIPTIQLWVALFLSFATLYFLTSWIPKLASSAGLSIELAIYAGTVFNVGAFFGIVTQGYFSSRIGLKKTIGIFLIMTGLLMATFSLFKGSSVLLLVFGLLGFGIQGGFVGLYAVAARMYPTEFRTTGVGWAIGMGRLGGIIGPAVGGVLIGMGLSMGTNFLIYALPTILAGIMTLYVSSPKIR; encoded by the coding sequence ATGGAAGTGAGTCCAAGAACCCTGCTTGACAAACAATCGCTAACGGGACTTCAATATGCCATCGTATTTATCTGCTGGCTGATGAACATGCTCGATGGTATGGATGTGATGGTGATTTCCTATGCGGCACCCGCCATTGCCAAAGCCTGGCAGGTGAGCCCCGAAGCTTTAGGGATCGTATTCAGCTCAGGCCTGTTCGGTATGACCTTTGGGGCTTTGTTTTTAGCCCCTTTTGCCGATACGATTGGACGAAAATCCATGATTCTGCTTAGTGCTGCTATCATGGGTATCAGCATTTATCTAACATCTCAGGCAAGTTCCATTGGCTTCTTAATCGCGTTTCGGTTTCTGAGTGGGATCGGTATTGGCAGTATGCTGGCCAGTACGGCGGCTCTGGTGGCTGAATATACGCCCGATAAAACGAAAGATTTCTGGGTGAGTGTTGTTATTGGCGGTTATCCGGTTGGCGCGGTTCTGTCGGGTCTGGTCGCGGCCCGAGTCATTCCAGTATCGGGCTGGCAAACTATGTTTCAACTGGCTGGTATGGCAACCCTTGTCGCTCTCCCCATTATCTATTTCTTTCTGACTGAATCGCTGGAGTTTTACCTGAAATCGCAGCCCCCAAATGCGCTGGCGAAAGCGAATCTGATTTTAGCCAGAATGCAACGTAACACGATCACATCATTGCCGACTAAGCCTGTTCGACGGCAGGGAATTCCCCTAACATCCATTCTGGCTGATGAATACAAAATTCCAACGATTCAGCTATGGGTTGCTTTATTTCTATCGTTTGCTACGTTGTATTTCCTCACGAGCTGGATTCCTAAGCTGGCTTCCAGTGCGGGGTTATCGATTGAATTAGCCATTTATGCCGGGACGGTTTTCAATGTCGGTGCCTTTTTCGGTATTGTCACCCAGGGCTATTTTTCCAGTCGGATTGGTCTCAAAAAAACAATCGGTATCTTCCTGATTATGACGGGTTTGCTCATGGCCACTTTCAGCCTATTTAAAGGGTCATCGGTCCTGCTTCTGGTGTTCGGACTGCTCGGTTTTGGTATTCAGGGCGGTTTTGTCGGCCTATATGCCGTTGCCGCCCGAATGTACCCCACCGAGTTTCGAACAACGGGCGTTGGCTGGGCAATCGGGATGGGGCGATTGGGTGGTATTATTGGCCCGGCTGTGGGCGGAGTCCTCATCGGAATGGGGCTTTCGATGGGCACTAATTTTTTGATCTATGCACTGCCGACCATTCTGGCGGGTATTATGACCCTGTATGTGTCGTCTCCGAAAATTCGGTGA
- a CDS encoding alpha/beta hydrolase, which translates to MTKRIAQRFLLFASLLSSVSALAQSTVPSIDSGSINGARYQIAFPKGWTTAPVKRLVMFAHGYEFVGAPAQSRSNRWLNTVQPFLERGFAVAASDYRKQGFALPEGVDDTEALRAFFVKKYGQPDTTIVVGQSMGGGVALATLENFGHYYQGGLPMCPLSSRPYLQCRKEFDMYATFNGLFPGVVTSLAEIFDVSKPYQAQSANTMQAKATAIRKAIFAKDSLLAIAFAKRFDLKMDDLPFSLFFNENVLRDIAQQAKGNPFDNTNTLYSGFPNDLVVNQKAERLAATVSPDVLFGKYDRTGNINRPVVLLHTVYDQLIPPQYGVMNFENMIHKQGKDALFVVKYTNGQGHCQFKPQQVATAFDALRQWIATGQKAKAGLID; encoded by the coding sequence ATGACTAAGCGCATCGCTCAACGTTTCCTTCTTTTCGCGAGCCTACTAAGCAGCGTTTCGGCTCTGGCACAGTCAACGGTTCCCTCGATTGATTCGGGGAGTATCAATGGCGCACGCTACCAAATCGCTTTCCCGAAGGGCTGGACAACAGCGCCAGTCAAACGATTGGTGATGTTCGCGCATGGCTATGAGTTTGTGGGGGCTCCTGCTCAGAGTCGTAGTAACCGATGGCTGAATACTGTACAGCCTTTTTTAGAACGGGGCTTTGCCGTGGCCGCTTCCGACTATCGAAAACAGGGGTTTGCCCTGCCAGAAGGCGTTGATGATACCGAAGCCTTACGCGCGTTTTTTGTCAAAAAATATGGTCAGCCCGACACAACGATTGTGGTTGGTCAGTCGATGGGCGGTGGCGTGGCACTGGCTACGCTCGAAAATTTCGGACACTATTATCAGGGCGGTTTGCCAATGTGCCCATTATCGAGTCGTCCCTATCTTCAGTGCCGCAAGGAGTTTGATATGTACGCTACGTTCAATGGGTTGTTTCCGGGCGTTGTTACGTCCCTTGCCGAAATTTTCGATGTCTCAAAACCGTATCAGGCCCAGTCGGCTAATACCATGCAGGCCAAAGCAACGGCGATCAGGAAGGCCATTTTTGCGAAAGACTCGCTGTTGGCCATAGCCTTTGCCAAACGGTTCGATCTGAAAATGGATGACTTGCCATTCTCCCTGTTTTTTAATGAAAATGTGCTGCGAGACATCGCCCAACAAGCAAAAGGCAACCCCTTCGATAACACCAACACCTTATACAGTGGCTTCCCAAATGATCTGGTGGTGAATCAGAAAGCCGAACGACTGGCGGCAACGGTAAGCCCAGATGTTCTTTTCGGGAAATATGACCGTACGGGCAACATCAATCGTCCCGTTGTTCTGCTACACACAGTTTATGACCAACTTATTCCTCCGCAATACGGCGTAATGAATTTTGAAAATATGATCCATAAGCAGGGGAAAGATGCGCTGTTTGTGGTGAAGTATACCAATGGGCAGGGGCATTGTCAGTTCAAACCCCAACAAGTTGCCACGGCCTTCGACGCCCTGCGCCAGTGGATAGCAACCGGCCAGAAAGCGAAGGCGGGTTTGATTGACTAA
- a CDS encoding transposase: MSRADDPYDNAFSESLWIGLPKQSPEGGVFLNVEDAKTKLFDNIEVYYNRVRKHCAGSPVVAGLPEP, from the coding sequence ATGAGCCGCGCCGACGATCCCTACGACAATGCCTTTTCCGAATCGTTGTGGATCGGACTGCCGAAGCAGTCGCCTGAAGGCGGAGTATTTCTGAATGTGGAAGATGCAAAAACCAAACTCTTCGACAACATTGAGGTCTATTATAACCGGGTGAGAAAGCACTGTGCCGGCAGCCCGGTCGTCGCTGGGCTACCAGAGCCCTGA
- a CDS encoding crotonase/enoyl-CoA hydratase family protein produces the protein MKNYLHTEIQDNILLVKLNRPEKRNAINDELILGIEEVFANIPAEIGCAIIYGEGKHFSAGLDLSSLTERDAVQGLHHSRMWHRALDRVQFGTVPVIAVLHGACVGGGLELASACHIRVAETSTFYALPEGQRGIFVGGGASVRVPKLIGLARMTDMMLTGRVYPADEGMAIGLSQYVVEEGAGLAKGIELAKKVASNAGMTNYALMHILPRIVDSGQDQGLMMESLTAAIAQDAPEAKARLREFLDGKAKKVGEA, from the coding sequence ATGAAAAATTACCTACATACTGAAATTCAGGACAACATCCTTCTTGTCAAGCTCAATCGGCCCGAGAAACGCAATGCGATCAACGACGAGTTGATTCTGGGCATTGAGGAGGTATTTGCGAACATACCCGCGGAGATAGGCTGTGCCATTATCTACGGCGAAGGCAAGCATTTCAGTGCCGGTCTCGACTTATCTTCACTGACCGAACGCGATGCGGTACAGGGGCTGCATCATTCCCGGATGTGGCATCGGGCACTGGACCGGGTTCAGTTTGGTACAGTTCCTGTAATTGCCGTTTTGCACGGGGCCTGCGTAGGGGGTGGACTCGAATTAGCCAGTGCCTGCCACATTCGGGTGGCCGAAACGTCAACCTTTTATGCCTTACCCGAAGGACAGCGCGGCATTTTTGTCGGTGGAGGAGCTTCCGTTCGTGTGCCTAAACTGATTGGGCTGGCCCGCATGACGGACATGATGCTGACGGGACGTGTCTATCCTGCTGATGAAGGCATGGCAATTGGACTGTCGCAGTACGTTGTTGAGGAAGGGGCCGGATTAGCCAAGGGGATTGAATTAGCGAAGAAGGTGGCTTCAAACGCTGGTATGACTAATTATGCCCTAATGCATATTCTACCCAGAATAGTGGATTCGGGTCAGGATCAGGGCCTGATGATGGAATCGCTTACGGCGGCCATTGCCCAGGACGCGCCCGAAGCGAAGGCAAGATTGCGGGAATTTCTAGATGGAAAAGCCAAAAAAGTCGGAGAAGCATGA
- a CDS encoding response regulator transcription factor: MRKIKLALCDDHTLFRVGMATILGQIHDFELLLEASNGQELIERIPRKTPDVVLLDLQMPVMDGTATADYLRENYPLIKIVVLTMHDEDRMVLHLLEKGVSGYLLKDAEAGEVEKAIRKVMDEGVYLNEFVSKAMLRKMTNKTTVTKPANSFYNSKILLSEREKEVLMLICEGLSTNEISEKIFLSPRTVEGHRLRILEKTGTKNTAGMVAYAFKNSLV, encoded by the coding sequence ATGCGAAAAATCAAACTGGCACTCTGCGACGACCACACCCTATTTAGAGTCGGTATGGCCACCATTCTGGGGCAGATTCATGATTTTGAGTTGCTGCTTGAAGCAAGCAACGGACAGGAGCTTATCGAACGAATTCCCCGCAAAACGCCGGATGTTGTACTGCTCGATCTGCAAATGCCAGTCATGGACGGAACCGCCACGGCCGACTATCTGCGTGAGAATTATCCACTGATCAAAATCGTTGTATTGACCATGCATGACGAAGACCGAATGGTACTTCATTTGCTAGAAAAAGGCGTTAGTGGTTATTTGCTCAAAGATGCCGAAGCGGGCGAGGTTGAAAAAGCCATTCGGAAGGTAATGGATGAAGGTGTTTACCTGAACGAGTTCGTCTCCAAAGCAATGCTTCGCAAGATGACCAACAAAACGACGGTCACAAAGCCAGCGAATTCGTTTTACAACAGCAAAATCCTGCTTTCTGAACGGGAGAAGGAAGTCTTGATGCTGATTTGCGAAGGGCTTTCGACCAATGAGATAAGCGAAAAAATATTTCTCAGCCCACGTACTGTTGAAGGACACCGTTTACGCATTCTCGAAAAAACCGGCACTAAAAATACCGCTGGAATGGTCGCCTATGCATTTAAGAATAGTCTGGTTTAA
- a CDS encoding 5-methyltetrahydropteroyltriglutamate--homocysteine S-methyltransferase — MKTPPFRADHVGSLLRTPEVKENRLKWKKGEITADELRAIEDKAIAETVRKLESTGMRSITDGEFRRDYFHLDFLKELAGVSVTGGIDANPNAKVAEDNFKPPVLSVTGKLKHVNDIQVTDFNYLKSVVTQTPKVSIPSPTMIHFRGGRKSIDIESYPDMDEFFHDLSVAYREEIAHLYQAGLRYLQLDDTNLAYLCDPKMRAAAVERGEDPNELPRTYAALINSVIDDRPDDLTVGIHLCRGNYRSTWFAEGGYEPVAEVLFNEINVDAYFLEYDDERSGDFAPLRFVPKNKQVVLGIISSKVRTLEDIDDLAKRIDEAAQYMPLDNLSVSPQCGFSSTHHGNDLTHDDQWRKLELVTNTAIKVWGTP; from the coding sequence ATGAAAACTCCTCCGTTTCGTGCCGACCATGTGGGCAGTTTACTGCGCACTCCCGAAGTGAAAGAAAATCGCCTGAAATGGAAAAAAGGTGAGATTACTGCCGATGAATTACGGGCCATTGAAGATAAAGCAATTGCGGAAACTGTCCGAAAGCTCGAATCTACCGGCATGCGATCAATTACCGATGGAGAATTCCGTCGGGATTATTTCCACCTCGATTTTCTGAAAGAACTCGCGGGCGTTTCCGTTACGGGGGGTATTGATGCGAACCCGAATGCCAAAGTTGCCGAGGATAATTTTAAACCCCCGGTGTTGAGCGTAACGGGCAAACTAAAACACGTCAATGATATACAGGTGACAGACTTTAATTACCTGAAATCCGTCGTGACGCAAACCCCCAAAGTATCGATTCCGTCGCCCACAATGATTCACTTTCGGGGTGGACGTAAATCCATCGACATTGAATCGTACCCCGATATGGACGAGTTTTTTCATGATCTGTCGGTCGCCTATCGCGAAGAAATTGCTCACCTATATCAGGCTGGGTTGCGTTATCTGCAACTGGACGATACCAACCTGGCTTACCTGTGCGACCCAAAGATGCGGGCTGCGGCTGTCGAGCGGGGCGAAGATCCGAATGAATTGCCCAGAACCTATGCGGCTCTGATTAACTCGGTCATCGACGATCGACCCGATGATTTGACCGTAGGCATTCACTTATGCCGGGGGAACTACCGCAGCACCTGGTTTGCCGAGGGCGGGTATGAACCTGTAGCGGAGGTACTTTTCAATGAAATTAACGTCGATGCCTATTTCCTGGAATATGACGACGAGCGCTCGGGCGATTTTGCTCCGTTACGTTTCGTTCCGAAGAATAAGCAGGTGGTGCTGGGAATCATTTCGTCGAAAGTTCGGACCTTGGAAGACATCGACGATTTAGCCAAACGTATCGACGAAGCGGCTCAATACATGCCATTAGACAACCTGTCTGTCAGTCCGCAATGCGGATTTTCGTCCACTCATCACGGCAATGATTTAACCCACGATGACCAATGGCGGAAACTGGAACTGGTAACGAACACTGCTATTAAAGTCTGGGGTACACCCTGA
- a CDS encoding feruloyl-CoA synthase — protein MTTLDLKQTPFRPVRFGPVSIEKITRPDGILLLRSTETLAPHPMRMTERLPHWASTTPHRVFLGQRDSDGNWRTISFAQTFALVRQLAQGLLDLGLTGETPIAILSENSIEHGLMALAALHVGIPYSAISPAYSLRSTDFAKLRYTLELLAPKLIFVSNGQQYEKALKACAGTAYVVYVLQAPDDINALAFDTLLDTLPTDAVEEAFAAIKPETVAKILFTSGTSGFPKGVINTHGMVCTNWQQITQTFPFLTDDDLTIIDWLPWNHTFGGNHNFGLMLFNGGSLYIDEGTPTPKGIAITVANLRDIAPTLYFNVPKGFEELIPYFRRDKALCEHFFSRLKLLFYAGAGMAQHVWDAFEELAYETTGERVVIATGLGCTESSPSALFATKAGSFAGMLGVPIPGLDLKLVPNGGKLEARYRGANITPGYWRQPDVTASAFDDEGFYCTGDALKFVDPNDPNEGVVFDGRIAEDFKLDTGTWVSVGNLRTKLITIGNGLIQDVVITGHDRAFVGAIVIPNIEYCCQLSGYPANVPLPELVAHESVSRALSEVLNRLKNEEGGSSTLIKKAVFADFTLSVDGGELTDKGSINQRAFLANHPEIVDELYKTRQTHD, from the coding sequence ATGACAACCCTCGACCTCAAACAAACCCCCTTTCGGCCCGTTCGGTTTGGACCCGTCAGCATTGAAAAAATCACTCGTCCCGATGGAATACTCCTGCTGCGCTCAACGGAAACGCTGGCTCCTCACCCAATGCGTATGACCGAACGGCTGCCGCATTGGGCTTCTACGACGCCCCATCGGGTGTTTTTGGGTCAGCGGGATAGCGACGGCAACTGGCGAACGATCAGCTTCGCTCAGACCTTCGCTTTGGTCCGGCAACTGGCCCAGGGATTACTCGATTTGGGGCTAACAGGCGAAACACCCATTGCGATTCTCTCGGAAAACAGCATCGAACACGGTCTAATGGCCTTAGCAGCTCTGCACGTTGGGATTCCGTACTCGGCCATTAGTCCGGCCTATTCGCTACGTTCGACTGATTTTGCTAAATTGAGATACACCCTTGAGCTACTGGCACCGAAACTTATTTTCGTATCAAACGGCCAGCAGTACGAAAAAGCGCTAAAAGCCTGCGCCGGAACAGCCTATGTTGTATACGTGCTCCAGGCACCAGATGACATAAACGCCCTTGCTTTCGATACGTTGCTGGATACGTTACCCACGGATGCGGTTGAAGAGGCTTTTGCGGCTATTAAGCCCGAAACAGTAGCCAAAATTCTGTTTACGTCCGGCACATCAGGCTTTCCCAAAGGCGTTATCAATACACACGGGATGGTTTGTACCAACTGGCAGCAAATCACACAGACGTTTCCATTTTTGACCGATGACGATCTGACGATTATAGACTGGCTCCCCTGGAATCATACGTTTGGCGGGAATCATAACTTTGGGCTCATGCTCTTCAATGGCGGTTCGCTCTATATTGATGAAGGAACGCCCACGCCCAAAGGCATCGCCATCACCGTTGCCAATCTGCGCGACATTGCCCCAACCTTATACTTCAATGTACCCAAAGGGTTCGAAGAACTGATTCCGTATTTTCGGCGTGATAAAGCGCTATGCGAGCACTTTTTCAGCCGGTTGAAACTTCTGTTTTATGCCGGTGCCGGGATGGCCCAGCACGTTTGGGATGCTTTTGAAGAACTAGCCTACGAGACGACTGGCGAGCGGGTTGTCATCGCAACGGGGTTGGGTTGCACGGAGTCGAGTCCGTCGGCTTTGTTTGCTACCAAAGCCGGTAGTTTTGCTGGCATGCTGGGCGTACCTATACCGGGCCTTGACCTAAAATTAGTGCCGAATGGTGGCAAATTAGAAGCCCGCTACCGCGGAGCCAACATTACACCTGGCTACTGGCGGCAACCCGACGTAACGGCCAGTGCTTTTGACGATGAAGGGTTTTATTGCACTGGGGACGCCCTCAAATTCGTTGACCCCAACGACCCTAACGAGGGCGTGGTATTTGACGGGCGCATTGCTGAAGACTTTAAACTCGACACCGGCACTTGGGTAAGTGTAGGAAATCTGCGCACCAAACTCATCACGATTGGCAATGGATTGATTCAGGATGTGGTCATTACGGGCCACGACCGGGCCTTTGTCGGCGCCATCGTGATTCCTAATATTGAGTATTGCTGTCAATTGAGTGGCTATCCTGCCAATGTTCCGCTACCGGAACTGGTTGCTCATGAATCCGTATCCAGGGCGCTGTCAGAGGTGCTCAATAGGCTGAAAAACGAGGAGGGCGGTAGCTCGACTCTGATCAAAAAAGCCGTTTTTGCTGATTTTACGTTATCGGTAGACGGGGGTGAACTCACTGACAAAGGCTCCATTAACCAAAGGGCCTTTCTGGCTAATCATCCGGAAATTGTTGACGAGCTATATAAAACTAGACAGACCCATGACTAA